The segment TGATTTTCCATATTTTACCATTATAAGTAGTTAGAATTTCCTTAACTTATTCTTCCTTATTACAAACACCAGAATTTATGGACAGAATCATAAGAAATACCTGGTTAAGCTCCCCCATTTACCCATATCATTTATCAGCACAGGATCATTACCTTCCACCATCCCCATGCTTAAAGCTTAAAAGTTAAACGTATCTAAGAATCTGAACATCTTGATTTCAAAAGTTATCAATACTTATGCTTTTGTTTTTCCACATAGAAACATttaagataattttttttttttttttttggggaagGGGTAAAGAAGATGAGGAACTTATGGGTATTCAGTGAACCAATTATTTCTTGGGGAAACTGTTATAGCAAAATGACTTAAAAACTCACCCTTCTAATTTCTGCAACAGAAACATGAGTCATATGCGGAGGAAGTTCCTCTCTCTCCAAGTCCTAACACATCAAATGCAAATTACAGATACCAAAATGAGATTACAAATTAAAGCAAAAGGCTTATGGAAGTCAATGAAACAAGATAGATTAGCTAAGTCATACTCATACCAGTTCACCAATCAAGACAACATTTTCCCCACGGATTACATAGAGACCTAAAGGGATGTCACAATAAAGGTCACCAACAATAACCCTTTCACAAGCACCCTCAAGAACAGCATTGGCtgaaacaagtttaaaattttGAGGAACAGATAAAAATGGTAGCATGTCAAGCCCAGAAGAGTTAGGTGACAAGAACTAGGTACCAAATTGATCAAATGAACGTAATGTTCCCATGAGCTTCCGTCCATCTCGCAGCAGAACTAAAAGTTTTCCTGCATCATATATGAAAGAGTGAGATGTCAGCAACTGGCAACACAGAATAGTCTCCAAACATATGTTTGAACTTAGACTCTAATACTACCTCTGAACGCTCTACAAAAGATCTATGCTTTGCAGAAAACGACGACTAAACTAATAAGATGTCAAGGAAATTTGGAAACCTTATTTTAGAAAAgctccaaaaaaagaaaaagaacaattaAGCATAAAATCAGACACAATTCAACACAGTTCATCAGCATATCATAATTTACATGGCTGATAAAAATGACTATCAATACAATAATTACGCAACTGGCCAATTCcttgaaaattgaaaaattacaGTTTTCTTCCACATGAAATCCCGAAGATATCCATCTCCAAATCCTACTTAATCCTTATAGAATCAAATCAAACTTCCAACTGATAACTTCTCCAAACTTTTTGTCTAATAACTAAAACATGAACCATCCTAGAAAACATCATAAAAAAATCCAAATTCCACAGTAGATTGCCGAATAGTAAACACTTAAATCAAGAGGAACCCTAAATGAAATTAACGATACATAAGAAATTCAACAACCCATCATCATATAAACATAAGGTAAGGCAGAATAATTACACTTACTAAAAATCTCAAAGCCAATGCCAAAACAAAACAAGACAGTTTCTGGAAATAATTAATACCAAGACGCCATATATTTAACAGCAAAaacaaaagagagagagagagagagcataCTGTCAAGATAACTGGCAAGAGAAGTAGAAAGGTAGATATCTTCAGGGCCTGCCCAAGACATTGATCACTTTTTTTTCGGTCTCTCCAAAAAAAATTACGCTAAAAATACAC is part of the Gossypium arboreum isolate Shixiya-1 chromosome 5, ASM2569848v2, whole genome shotgun sequence genome and harbors:
- the LOC108453260 gene encoding sm-like protein LSM1B — encoded protein: MSWAGPEDIYLSTSLASYLDRKLLVLLRDGRKLMGTLRSFDQFANAVLEGACERVIVGDLYCDIPLGLYVIRGENVVLIGELDLEREELPPHMTHVSVAEIRRAQKAEREATDLKGTMRKRMEFLDLD